A genomic window from Scophthalmus maximus strain ysfricsl-2021 chromosome 17, ASM2237912v1, whole genome shotgun sequence includes:
- the kcnj4 gene encoding ATP-sensitive inward rectifier potassium channel 12, whose protein sequence is MGTSRTNRYGIVSDILPEEERRRISSLGLQNGHSSTNFQLHSARDTETEDSQRRSGASAARGQGGMNNYNGKVLTRGSNQVRSRFVKKNGQCNVVFNNMEEKRQRYLADMFTTCVDIRWRYLLLLFCTSFMVSWLFFGIIFYTASLAHGDFEEHPTVKGDGPVVGGLHGPTSGHTTGGQPQRMPCILHVQGFVGALLFSMETQTTIGYGWRCVTEECPVAVITVVIQSIVGCIIDSFMIGIIMAKMARPKKRNQTLMFSKNAVISLRDGKLCLMWRVGNLRKSHIVEAHVRAQLIRSYVTAEGEFIPLEQMDLNVGYDEGTDRLFLVSPLVIVHEIDKDSPLYTLSRADLETDDFEIIVILEGMVEATAMTTQFRSSYLAREIFWGHRFEPVIYEDRDRYKVDYARFHKSYEVPSTPHLSAKELDEAASRPSSATSPVSACRSTQDLIPRSLGAFCYENEVALSCGEEEDDIFDSSQAVGKERAEERRTSVSADLQNMFQDNVTMTSGSHSVMCVLDMDNNEMEFDILQTAIPLDPVTYKSEHEI, encoded by the exons ATGGGAACAAGTAGGACCAACAG GTACGGCATTGTGTCAGACATTTTACCTGAGGAGGAACGCCGAAGGATCTCTAGCTTAGGACTCCAGAACGGCCACAGTTCCACCAACTTCCAACTGCACTCAGCCCgcgacacagagacagaggacagcCAGAGGAGGTCGGGAGCCTCTGCTGCGAGGGGTCAAGGAGGGATGAACAACTACAACGGAAAGGTTCTGACAAGGGGCTCCAATCAAGTACGGAGCCGGTTTGTAAAGAAAAATGGACAATGTAATGTTGTGTTCAACAACATGGAAGAAAAGAGGCAACGGTACCTAGCGGACATGTTCACCACCTGCGTGGACATCCGCTGGAGATATCTGCTGCTTCTATTCTGCACCAGCTTCATGGTGTCCTGGCTTTTCTTTGGTATTATCTTCTACACTGCCTCCCTGGCACATGGGGACTTTGAGGAGCACCCCACGGTGAAGGGTGATGGGCCGGTGGTTGGGGGGTTGCATGGACCCACCTCTGGACACACAACCGGAGGGCAGCCACAAAGGATGCCCTGCATACTTCATGTCCAGGGATTTGTCGGGGCACTCCTCTTCTCCATGGAGACCCAGACCACTATTGGTTACGGCTGGCGCTGTGTTACTGAGGAGTGCCCCGTTGCGGTAATAACAGTGGTGATCCAGTCCATTGTCGGCTGTATCATTGACTCTTTCATGATTGGCATCATCATGGCTAAGATGGCGCGGCCGAAGAAGAGGAATCAGACCCTCATGTTCTCCAAAAATGCTGTCATCTCCCTGCGTGACGGCAAGCTATGCCTCATGTGGAGGGTAGGCAACCTGCGGAAGAGCCATATTGTGGAGGCTCATGTCCGTGCCCAGCTCATACGGTCATACGTCACAGCTGAGGGCGAGTTCATCCCCTTGGAGCAGATGGACCTAAACGTGGGCTATGATGAGGGCACAGACAGGCTGTTTCTTGTATCCCCACTGGTCATAGTCCATGAGATAGATAAAGACAGCCCCTTGTATACTTTAAGCCGAGCCGATCTGGAGACAGACGACTTTGAGATTATTGTGATCCTGGAGGGGATGGTGGAGGCCACGGCTATGACCACCCAGTTCCGTAGCTCGTACCTTGCTAGAGAGATCTTCTGGGGTCACAGGTTTGAGCCAGTGATCTACGAGGACCGAGACCGCTACAAGGTAGACTATGCTCGCTTCCACAAGAGCTATGAGGTGCCATCAACACCTCACCTCAGCGCCAAAGAGCTTGACGAGGCTGCGAGCCGGCCCTCTTCGGCTACTTCTCCCGTCTCCGCGTGTAGATCCACACAAGACTTGATTCCCAGGTCGCTGGGTGCCTTCTGTTACGAGAATGAGGTAGCACTGAGCTgcggggaggaagaggacgacaTCTTTGACTCCTCTCAGGCTGTAGGGAAGGAGAGGGCAGAGGAAAGGAGGACTTCAGTTTCTGCAGACCTCCAAAACATGTTCCAGGACAATGTGACCATGACATCCGGCAGTCACAGCGTCATGTGTGTTCTGGACATGGACAATAACGAGATGGAATTTGACATCCTACAGACAGCCATTCCTCTTGATCCTGTGACCTATAAGAGTGAGCACGAGATCTAA
- the LOC118288656 gene encoding GTPase IMAP family member 9-like: MSSSENAASREVGEASAPSSEADPLRLVLLGRTGTGRSSSGNTILGRTAFCVDTSPSSVTTQCSRRTGTVNGRSISVIDTPGFSHTLLPPREVMAEVGRCVVLSSPGPHAFLVTLRPGRFTQEERDTLGWIKATFGPKATSFAVVLFTWGDQLRGKCTKDFLEESNELQEFVSSCQGGYHVFDNSEQDKTTGCTQQVVQLLKKVDKIVADNGGGVYSNEMFKEAERAIGEAQERILGERGQNLESPQKVAEVIEEQGPELERRRSRREEEEARTRAERLFWCELGTALGKGAAEGAGIMGKDKGKGKAVKTVKVVERAAALAASPLSISSAAKAVGGAVREGSKVLYKHRKTFLH, encoded by the exons ATGTCATCCTCCGAAAATGCTGCGTCACGTGAAG TCGGTGAAGCGTCAGCACCATCGTCAGAGGCCGACCCCCTGAGGCTCGTTCTGTTGGGCAGGACAGGAACAGGCAGGAGCTCCTCGGGCAACACCATCCTGGGCAGGACCGCCTTCTGTGTCGACACCTCCCCATCTTCTGTGACCACACAGTGCAGCAGACGGACCGGGACAGTAAACGGGCGCAGCATCTCTGTGATCGACACGCCAGGGTTCTCCCACACACTGCTGCCCCCTCGGGAGGTCATGGCAGAGGTGGGCCGGTGCGTTGTGCTGTCCTCGCCGGGTCCCCACGCCTTCTTGGTGACCCTGCGGCCCGGCAGGTTcacacaggaagagagggacACCTTGGGGTGGATCAAGGCAACATTCGGGCCGAAAGCCACCAGCTTCGCCGTTGTGCTGTTCACCTGGGGGGACCAGCTGCGGGGCAAATGCACCAAAGACTTCCTGGAGGAGAGCAATGAGCTGCAGGAGTTTGTCAGCAGCTGCCAAGGAGGCTATCATGTCTTTGACAACAGTGAACAGGACAAGACCACAGGCTGCACACAACAGGTCGTACAGCTCCTGAAGAAGGTAGACAAGATTGTGGCGGACAATGGAGGCGGTGTCTATAGCAACGAGATGTTTAAGGAGGCCGAGAGGGCCATCGGGGAGGCACAAGAGAGGATTCTGGGAGAAAGGGGACAAAACTTGGAGTCTCCTCAGAAGGTGGCTGAAGTCATAGAGGAGCAGGGGCCAGAgttagagaggaggaggagtaggagggaggaggaagaggccagGACCAGGGCCGAGAGGCTCTTCTGGTGCGAGCTGGGGACTGCGCTGGGGAAAGGTGCTGCCGAGGGGGCAGGCATCATGGGGAAGGacaaagggaaagggaaagcTGTGAAGACGGTGAAGGTGGTGGAGAGGGCAGCAGCTCTGGCAGCATCGCCGCTCTCCATCAGTTCAGCTGCGAAGGCGGTGGGAGGCGCTGTGAGAGAGGGAAGCAAGGTGTTGTACAAGCACCGCAAAACATTCCTGCACTGA
- the kdelr3 gene encoding ER lumen protein-retaining receptor 3 yields MNVFRLAGDVSHLVAIIILLLKVWRSRSCAGISGKSQVLFALVFTTRYLDLFTVFISPYNTVMKVVFLGMSYATVYLIYMRFKNTFNSDNDTFRVEFLLVPVIGLSFLENYAFTPLEILWTFSIFLESVAIMPQLFMITKTGEAESITTHYLFFLGLYRALYIANWVWRYHTEGFFDQIAVVSGVVQTIFYCDFFYLYFTRVLRGKGKMSLPMPI; encoded by the exons ATGAACGTCTTTCGTCTGGCGGGTGACGTGTCGCATCTGGTGGCGatcatcatcctgctgctgaaggTGTGGAGGTCCAGGTCCTGTGCCG gCATCTCTGGGAAGTCTCAGGTGCTGTTTGCACTAGTATTCACCACCAGGTACCTGGACTTGTTCACAGTCTTCATTTCTCCCTACAACACGGTCATGAAG GTGGTGTTCCTGGGTATGTCCTACGCGACCGTGTACCTGATCTACATGCGCTTCAAGAACACGTTCAACTCGGACAATGACACGTTCCGCGTGGAGTTCCTGTTGGTGCCGGTCATCGGGCTGTCCTTCCTGGAGAACTACGCTTTCACCCCACTGGAG ATCCTCTGGACCTTCTCCATCTTCCTGGAGTCGGTGGCCATAATGCCCCAGCTCTTCATGATCACCAAGACCGGCGAGGCGGAGTCCATCACCACCCACTACCTGTTCTTCCTCGGCCTCTACCGAGCCCTCTACATAGCCAACTGGGTGTGGCGTTACCACACGGAGGGCTTCTTTGACCAGATCGCGGTGGTGTCGGGCGTTGTGCAGACCATCTTCTACTGTGATTTCTTCTACCTTTACTTCACGAGGG tgctTCGGGGAAAAGGGAAGATGAGCCTGCCGATGCCCATTTAA